The Streptomyces sp. NBC_01197 genome window below encodes:
- a CDS encoding response regulator transcription factor: MTRVLVVEDEESFSDALSYMLRKEGFEVAIAATGPDGLDEFERNGADLVLLDLMLPGLPGTEVCRQLRGRSNVPVIMVTAKDSEIDKVVGLEIGADDYVTKPFSSRELVARIRAVLRRRGEPEEVSPAALEAGPVRMDVDRHVVTVSGAKVDLPLKEFDLLEMLLRNAGRVLTRMQLIDRVWGADYVGDTKTLDVHVKRLRAKIEPDPGAPRYLVTVRGLGYKFEP; this comes from the coding sequence GTGACCCGAGTGCTTGTCGTCGAGGATGAGGAATCCTTCAGCGACGCCCTGTCCTACATGCTCCGCAAGGAAGGATTCGAGGTCGCCATCGCGGCCACGGGCCCTGACGGACTCGACGAATTCGAGCGCAACGGCGCCGACCTCGTACTGCTCGACCTGATGCTTCCGGGACTGCCCGGCACCGAGGTGTGCCGCCAGCTGCGCGGCCGCTCCAACGTCCCGGTGATCATGGTGACCGCCAAGGACAGCGAGATCGACAAGGTGGTCGGCCTGGAAATAGGAGCGGACGACTACGTCACCAAGCCCTTCTCGTCACGGGAGCTGGTCGCCCGTATCCGTGCGGTGCTGCGCCGCCGCGGCGAGCCCGAGGAGGTCTCCCCGGCGGCACTGGAGGCCGGCCCGGTCCGGATGGACGTGGACCGCCATGTCGTCACGGTCTCCGGCGCCAAGGTCGACCTGCCGCTCAAGGAGTTCGACCTGCTGGAGATGCTGCTCAGGAACGCGGGCCGGGTGCTGACCCGGATGCAGCTGATCGACCGGGTCTGGGGCGCGGACTACGTCGGGGACACCAAGACCCTCGACGTCCACGTGAAGCGGCTGCGCGCCAAGATCGAGCCGGACCCGGGCGCGCCCCGGTATCTGGTGACGGTCCGGGGCCTGGGCTACAAGTTCGAGCCGTAA
- a CDS encoding DUF461 domain-containing protein, translating to MSSSLRRGVLAASAIVVSIAALSACGAGNNAATIKIKPDNAATTAGSIKVQNATVITQPKATAKGPAVISATLFNSGDTNQTLQDIKLAGSSSVVKLTPATGKGPISVPAHGSVAIGGKNNAAAVLADGRAAAADGSTQNLVFQFSETGRVTLAALVVPATSYFQGFGPSSLPMTPSPSAPSGKASPGASGKASPGASGKTTPGANKTPAGSVTGSPSS from the coding sequence GTGAGCAGCAGCCTTCGACGCGGCGTCCTCGCCGCTTCTGCCATCGTGGTCTCGATCGCCGCCCTGTCCGCCTGTGGCGCGGGCAACAACGCGGCGACGATCAAGATCAAGCCGGACAACGCCGCTACGACGGCCGGTTCCATCAAGGTCCAGAACGCGACGGTGATCACCCAGCCGAAGGCCACGGCCAAGGGCCCCGCCGTCATCTCGGCGACCCTCTTCAACAGCGGTGACACGAACCAGACGCTCCAGGACATCAAGCTCGCGGGCTCCAGCTCCGTCGTGAAGCTCACCCCGGCCACGGGCAAGGGGCCGATCTCGGTGCCCGCGCACGGTTCGGTCGCCATCGGCGGCAAGAACAACGCCGCCGCCGTGCTCGCCGACGGCCGCGCCGCAGCCGCCGACGGCTCCACACAGAACCTGGTCTTCCAGTTCAGCGAGACCGGTCGGGTGACACTGGCCGCGCTCGTCGTCCCGGCCACCAGCTACTTCCAGGGCTTCGGCCCGAGCAGCCTGCCCATGACGCCCTCCCCCTCGGCGCCCTCGGGCAAGGCCTCCCCGGGTGCATCGGGCAAGGCCAGCCCGGGTGCGTCGGGCAAGACCACCCCGGGTGCCAACAAGACGCCGGCCGGCTCCGTCACGGGCTCGCCGAGCAGCTGA
- a CDS encoding CarD family transcriptional regulator, whose amino-acid sequence MTFKVGDTVVYPHHGAALIEAIETRQIKGVDKTYLVLKVAQGDLTVRVPADNAEFVGVRDVVGQEGLDRVFEVLRAPYAEEPTNWSRRYKANLEKLASGDVIKVAEVVRDLWRRERERGLSAGEKRMLAKARQILVSELALAENTNEDKAEALLDEVLAS is encoded by the coding sequence ATGACGTTCAAGGTTGGCGACACCGTGGTCTATCCCCATCACGGGGCCGCGCTGATCGAGGCTATCGAAACTCGCCAGATCAAAGGCGTGGACAAGACCTACTTGGTGCTCAAGGTCGCCCAGGGCGACTTGACTGTTCGTGTGCCGGCGGACAATGCGGAGTTCGTAGGCGTGCGTGACGTGGTTGGTCAGGAAGGGCTGGACCGGGTCTTCGAGGTGCTTCGCGCACCGTATGCCGAAGAGCCCACGAACTGGTCCCGTCGCTACAAGGCGAATCTTGAGAAACTCGCCTCCGGCGACGTCATCAAGGTAGCCGAAGTGGTCCGCGACCTGTGGCGTCGTGAGCGTGAGCGCGGACTTTCCGCTGGTGAGAAGCGCATGCTCGCCAAGGCCCGCCAGATCCTGGTGAGTGAGCTCGCTCTCGCGGAGAACACCAACGAAGACAAGGCCGAGGCTCTGCTCGACGAGGTCCTCGCGTCCTGA
- the ispD gene encoding 2-C-methyl-D-erythritol 4-phosphate cytidylyltransferase, which yields MSDEPGTPSRTGSTAESPAAAPAGSSHITAAVIPAAGRGVRLGPGAPKALRTLNGTPMLVHAVRAMAGSRAVSLVVVVAPPDGAAEVKALLAEHSCPPGTELLVVPGGDTRQESVRLGIGVLPESVTEVLVHDAARPLVPVDTVDAVIAAVRNGAPAVVPALPLADTVKQVEPQTGGGPEPVVATPERALLRAVQTPQGFDRALLARAHATVTHDVTDDASMVEQLGVRVVVVPGHEEAFKVTRPLDLVLAEAVLARRRVNNGF from the coding sequence ATGTCAGACGAGCCCGGGACCCCCTCCCGTACCGGCTCCACCGCAGAATCCCCTGCCGCCGCTCCGGCCGGATCCAGCCACATCACCGCCGCAGTGATTCCCGCCGCCGGGCGTGGTGTCCGGCTCGGCCCCGGAGCCCCCAAGGCGCTCCGCACCCTCAACGGGACCCCGATGCTGGTCCACGCCGTACGGGCGATGGCCGGATCGCGTGCTGTCTCGCTGGTGGTCGTAGTGGCCCCGCCGGACGGTGCCGCGGAGGTGAAGGCCCTGCTGGCCGAGCACTCCTGCCCCCCGGGCACCGAGCTTCTGGTCGTACCCGGTGGTGACACCCGTCAGGAGTCCGTCCGGCTCGGGATCGGCGTACTCCCCGAGAGCGTCACCGAGGTGCTGGTGCACGACGCTGCCCGCCCGCTCGTGCCTGTCGACACCGTGGACGCGGTGATCGCAGCGGTACGGAACGGTGCCCCTGCGGTCGTTCCCGCGCTGCCGCTCGCCGACACCGTCAAACAGGTCGAGCCGCAGACGGGCGGCGGACCCGAGCCGGTCGTCGCCACTCCGGAGCGGGCTCTGCTGCGCGCCGTGCAGACCCCGCAGGGCTTCGACCGTGCGCTGCTCGCCCGAGCGCACGCCACGGTCACCCACGACGTCACCGACGACGCGAGCATGGTCGAGCAGCTCGGGGTGCGGGTCGTGGTGGTCCCCGGACACGAAGAGGCGTTCAAGGTGACCAGGCCGCTGGACCTGGTCCTGGCCGAGGCGGTTCTCGCCCGCAGGAGGGTCAACAATGGCTTCTGA